From the Endozoicomonas sp. Mp262 genome, the window TAACCATTCGCGGTATAATCACATACAAATTGCTATCAAAAAGGCACTCGATAGAGAATAAAACTGGAACTAAACCTAGGGGGCGTTCTCAATTAGTCATGAGACCAGTTCCTCACACAGGCATTCAGGCAAGGCGTACGACGCAGGGCAGGGTGGTTCCCTGTTCAAGTCGTACAACGCGGCATGAATGCCTGTGTGAGGAACCCGAAGGGCCAGCCGTGATGAGCGCCATGCCGCGTTGCTCACTGCTTATGTGGAACAACCACACTGCGCAGTTCGCGCCTAGCCTGGCGCTCATCACGGCTGGCTGGTCACATGTCTAATTGAGAACGCCCCCTAGATGCCAAAAAGAGATATTCAATCTGCTCTTACAATGAGTTTTTTCCAACAAAAAAGACCCTGCAATAAATCCTTATGCAGGGTCTTCATTATTTTAAAGAATACTAGCTGACAATGGCATTACCAGACTTCTTAGCCTCATCAGTATCATTCAGGGAGTCACCCGCAAAGCACTCAACCAGAGCCGCAATGGCACCATCACCGGTCACATTACAAGCAGTACCAAAGCTGTCCTGAGCCAGGTAAAGAGCAATCATCAGGGCAATGGCGGATTCTCCAAAGCCGAGCACAGAAGCCAGCACGCCCAGCGCTGCCATAACCGCGCCACCGGGTGCGCCAGGCGCCGCGATCAGGGTCACACCCAGTAAACCAATAAAAGTAAACATGGTGGACAAATCAGGCAGCCCCATACCTGAAAGCATCATAACGGCAGTAGAACAAGTCACCAGAGTCACGACGCTGCCTGAAAGGTGAATGGTCGCACACAGAGGCACTGCAAAATCAACAATATTGTTATCAATACCGTTTTTACGGCTCTGGTTAACAGTGATAGGAATAGTTGCTGCGCTGGACATAGTGCCCACTGCTGTAAAGTAGGCTGGCAACATGTTTTTCAACATACGCACAGGGCTACGGCCAGACATAGTCCCGGCGGCAGTATACAACACGGCCAGCCAGATCCAGTGAACACATAAGGCAAGGATCAGAACAACACCAAAGGTCTTAAGGGTTTCAAACACTGTTCCTTCAACAGTCATGCCCACAAAAACGCCACAAATATAAAGAGGCAGTAGAGGAATTAAAACCTTTGACAGCACTAGCTCGACAATATCACGTCCCTGGTCAGCGACTTTTTTCAGGGTTGAACTGCCTGCGGCAGAAATACCAATACCAAACATAAAGGCAGCAACCAGTGCCGTCATAATGCCCATTAAAGGCGGAATTTCAAGGCTTGCCGCAAAAGCGAAAGGCGCCAGGCCTGCACCTTCCCCGGAAGCAAGCGCCTCGGTACCGCCGGTCAATTCAGGTACGACTACCCTGGCGATAAAGAAAGCCAGTGTGCCTGCGGCAATAGTGGAAAGATAGGCAACACCCACAGTAACACCCAGAGCCTTACCTGCGCCTTGCTTTAGACCGGCAATGCCACTCGTAATAAAGAACAGAATAATTAGCGGAATCGTGAATGAAATGAATTGCCCGAATATGGCTTTAAAGGTGATAAACAGCCGACTGATAAATTCCGGCGCATATAGACCTATTAATAGACCGGCCACTATCCCGGCGATCAAGCGAACTACAAGCTTCATATTAAAGTGTCTCTTTCCAGCTAATATGCCATGGCAAAAAAATAACCTTGGTCGAATAGCACCTCAAAGGCACTGAAAATC encodes:
- a CDS encoding dicarboxylate/amino acid:cation symporter; the protein is MKLVVRLIAGIVAGLLIGLYAPEFISRLFITFKAIFGQFISFTIPLIILFFITSGIAGLKQGAGKALGVTVGVAYLSTIAAGTLAFFIARVVVPELTGGTEALASGEGAGLAPFAFAASLEIPPLMGIMTALVAAFMFGIGISAAGSSTLKKVADQGRDIVELVLSKVLIPLLPLYICGVFVGMTVEGTVFETLKTFGVVLILALCVHWIWLAVLYTAAGTMSGRSPVRMLKNMLPAYFTAVGTMSSAATIPITVNQSRKNGIDNNIVDFAVPLCATIHLSGSVVTLVTCSTAVMMLSGMGLPDLSTMFTFIGLLGVTLIAAPGAPGGAVMAALGVLASVLGFGESAIALMIALYLAQDSFGTACNVTGDGAIAALVECFAGDSLNDTDEAKKSGNAIVS